The Caulifigura coniformis genome includes a region encoding these proteins:
- a CDS encoding polysaccharide deacetylase family protein, with translation MYGVHGSGGKTAFARAQLEVTYGFLTFWQRRDVPARPCPAVPLPDAVVRSMQHKKEILARALAATGIGPLLRRLRPWNGLLVLNYHRIGDAVASPLDSGVFSATQQQFDDQLAWLKSHADVIGMDDLASALDRSGRFVLITFDDGYLDNYQLALPVLRRHAIPATFFITTGFIDGRRVAWWDEISWMVKQAVRREWPARLSHDGTPRANWGADETSAVIQTLLRTYKGLATEEGPAFLEEIAEATGSGRCPVTDGFAPWMTWDQIRELQSAGQSIGAHTVTHPVLARCSREQQQFEITESKRRIEDVLGGTVNSFSYPVGTADAFTSETEQLMQEAGLRWAFNFQGGYLDATHARTADHYSLPRIAMEPDLSAPRFQALNTLPGLFARA, from the coding sequence GTGTACGGCGTACACGGAAGCGGCGGAAAGACGGCTTTCGCCCGAGCGCAGCTGGAAGTGACGTATGGTTTTCTGACGTTTTGGCAGCGGCGCGATGTACCGGCGCGACCCTGCCCCGCGGTTCCTCTCCCCGATGCCGTCGTCCGTTCCATGCAGCACAAGAAGGAAATCCTCGCCCGCGCGCTGGCCGCGACCGGCATCGGCCCGCTCCTGCGCCGGCTGCGACCCTGGAACGGGCTGCTGGTTCTCAACTATCACCGCATCGGCGACGCGGTCGCATCACCGCTCGATTCCGGGGTCTTCAGCGCGACTCAGCAGCAATTCGACGACCAGCTCGCGTGGCTCAAATCGCACGCGGACGTGATCGGCATGGACGACCTGGCCTCCGCACTCGACCGCTCAGGACGGTTTGTCCTGATCACCTTCGACGACGGCTACCTCGACAACTACCAGCTGGCGCTGCCGGTCCTGCGCCGCCATGCAATTCCGGCGACGTTCTTTATTACCACGGGATTCATCGACGGCCGGCGCGTGGCGTGGTGGGATGAAATCTCCTGGATGGTGAAACAGGCGGTCCGTCGCGAATGGCCCGCACGGCTGTCGCACGATGGCACGCCGCGAGCGAATTGGGGGGCCGACGAGACCTCGGCCGTCATTCAGACCCTTCTCCGCACCTATAAGGGGCTGGCGACCGAAGAGGGGCCGGCGTTTCTGGAGGAAATTGCCGAGGCGACCGGCTCCGGACGCTGCCCGGTGACGGACGGATTCGCCCCCTGGATGACGTGGGATCAGATCCGGGAACTGCAATCGGCCGGCCAGTCGATCGGGGCGCATACGGTCACGCATCCGGTCCTCGCCCGTTGCAGCCGCGAGCAGCAGCAATTCGAGATCACGGAGTCGAAGCGTCGGATCGAGGACGTTCTCGGCGGGACGGTGAACTCGTTCAGCTATCCCGTGGGGACCGCGGATGCGTTCACCTCCGAAACGGAGCAGCTCATGCAGGAGGCCGGTCTCCGCTGGGCGTTCAACTTCCAGGGGGGCTACCTGGACGCGACGCACGCGCGCACGGCCGACCACTACAGCCTGCCGCGGATCGCGATGGAGCCGGATTTGAGCGCGCCGCGGTTTCAGGCGTTGAACACGCTGCCGGGGCTGTTTGCCCGCGCCTGA
- a CDS encoding thiol-disulfide oxidoreductase DCC family protein, translating into MSTDYEIEVFYDGGCPLCRREIDMLRRRNRRQRIRFTDIDAETFDPAAVGKTMDELMAEIHGRLPDGSVISGVEVFRRLYSAVGLRWLVAPTRLPGIAALLNVGYRLFARNRLKLTGRCKTGVCRSPVASSLEGQTPPKCSS; encoded by the coding sequence ATGTCGACGGACTACGAAATCGAAGTGTTCTACGACGGCGGCTGCCCGCTCTGCCGGCGCGAGATCGACATGCTCCGCCGACGGAATCGGCGTCAGCGCATCCGCTTCACGGACATTGATGCGGAGACGTTCGACCCGGCCGCCGTCGGCAAGACAATGGATGAACTGATGGCCGAGATCCACGGGCGGCTTCCCGATGGCTCGGTCATCAGCGGCGTCGAGGTGTTCCGACGGTTGTACTCGGCCGTCGGCCTCCGCTGGCTCGTCGCGCCCACGCGACTGCCTGGCATCGCGGCTCTGCTCAACGTCGGCTATCGACTGTTCGCACGGAACCGCCTGAAACTGACCGGCCGCTGCAAAACGGGCGTCTGCCGCTCGCCAGTTGCCTCTTCGCTGGAAGGTCAGACGCCACCGAAATGCTCGTCGTGA
- a CDS encoding DUF1444 family protein yields the protein MPANHPEHWELLQGPANWFQLWHPPAWKVSERSGAMTLALPGDAFVAIHSFAGATADASVRTPHLDNIVKLFPRARAVRHLKTDSLEYLVDCVEGEADLRVAPQWWQKLLTRTDWRRWTMWEFRRGSVTVVVTFVHGPEFDPELATMVRMVLATLELPEIAADAPSVFAQRVLDLARRKFPLLESTLQDDFQVRIGESSINLFNVYRSYLRAPNRFEELILPALATVVQVQEWGDEQAEPPFDAVSERIMPMLYSEEAWKTRFAGIVGTPWIAGLAILYVIDESQAYWYIRQQLLEKWELTVEQVHERAIANLARYFEDQPMEMAVAGSEQEGPSMLMPGKADSYNSARLLSETFTSRLREVIGGNFAVGMPGRDFFVVVNLKHPRMLDHVRRKVREDYAQMDHPLTDRMLLVSVDGVSELVGDSTPASESDEET from the coding sequence TTGCCGGCCAATCATCCCGAACACTGGGAACTTCTGCAGGGGCCGGCCAACTGGTTTCAGCTCTGGCACCCGCCGGCGTGGAAGGTCTCGGAACGCAGCGGCGCGATGACGCTGGCGCTTCCCGGGGACGCCTTCGTGGCCATTCATTCTTTCGCGGGAGCGACGGCGGACGCGAGCGTTCGCACGCCGCATCTCGACAACATCGTCAAGCTCTTTCCGCGGGCCCGCGCGGTCCGGCATCTGAAAACGGATTCACTCGAATATCTCGTCGACTGCGTCGAGGGCGAGGCCGACCTGCGGGTGGCTCCGCAATGGTGGCAGAAACTCCTGACGCGAACCGACTGGCGTCGCTGGACGATGTGGGAATTCCGGCGTGGCTCGGTGACGGTCGTCGTGACGTTCGTCCACGGGCCGGAATTCGATCCGGAACTGGCGACGATGGTGCGGATGGTGCTGGCGACTCTCGAACTTCCGGAAATCGCGGCGGATGCGCCGTCGGTTTTCGCCCAACGTGTGCTGGATCTTGCGCGGCGGAAGTTTCCCCTGCTGGAATCGACGTTGCAGGATGATTTTCAGGTTCGGATCGGCGAATCGAGCATCAACCTGTTCAATGTCTACAGGTCGTATCTGCGGGCGCCGAACCGCTTCGAAGAACTGATCCTCCCAGCGCTGGCGACTGTCGTGCAGGTGCAGGAATGGGGGGATGAACAGGCCGAGCCCCCGTTCGACGCCGTGTCCGAGCGCATCATGCCGATGCTTTACTCTGAGGAGGCCTGGAAGACGCGTTTCGCCGGCATCGTGGGAACTCCGTGGATCGCCGGGCTGGCGATCCTGTACGTGATCGACGAGTCGCAGGCTTACTGGTACATCCGTCAGCAACTGCTCGAGAAATGGGAACTGACCGTCGAGCAGGTGCATGAACGGGCGATCGCCAACCTGGCCCGATACTTCGAAGACCAGCCGATGGAAATGGCGGTGGCGGGCTCGGAGCAGGAAGGGCCTTCGATGCTCATGCCGGGCAAGGCGGATTCCTACAATTCCGCTCGGCTGCTGAGCGAGACGTTCACCAGCCGGCTGCGGGAAGTGATCGGCGGGAACTTTGCGGTGGGGATGCCCGGCCGGGACTTTTTCGTCGTCGTTAACCTGAAGCATCCGCGGATGCTCGATCATGTGCGACGAAAAGTTCGTGAGGATTATGCACAGATGGACCATCCGCTGACCGACCGGATGCTGTTGGTCAGCGTCGACGGAGTCAGCGAACTGGTGGGCGACTCGACGCCGGCGAGCGAGAGCGACGAAGAGACGTGA
- a CDS encoding MBL fold metallo-hydrolase, whose protein sequence is MSDRSTVAEMTLLGTGTSMGVPMIGCDCDVCLSDNPRNHRTRTGVYVKAPEGAFLIDASPELRLQLTRERIMSVDAVLFTHAHADHILGLDDLRVFGYKRKGPVPLYCEPNVEATLRQAFSYAFIDPAVRDTWHSYPNLEFRSIGFHPFELLGLTVQPLRLMHGRLPVLGYRIGDVAFCTDVSHIPPESMALLEGLDVLVLDALWKEPHPTHFNVAQALDVIRTLKPREAFLTHVSHRLEYDKTNRELPENVKLAYDGLRIPIRQ, encoded by the coding sequence ATGTCCGATCGTTCGACCGTCGCTGAGATGACTCTCCTGGGCACCGGCACCAGCATGGGCGTCCCGATGATCGGCTGCGACTGCGACGTGTGCCTGTCCGACAATCCCCGGAACCACCGGACGCGGACGGGCGTGTATGTGAAGGCTCCGGAAGGGGCCTTCCTGATCGATGCTTCTCCTGAGCTCCGCCTGCAGCTCACCAGGGAGCGGATCATGTCGGTCGATGCGGTGCTGTTCACCCACGCCCATGCCGACCACATTCTTGGCCTCGATGATCTGCGGGTCTTCGGCTACAAGCGCAAGGGGCCGGTCCCGCTGTACTGCGAGCCGAACGTCGAAGCGACGCTGCGACAGGCGTTCTCCTATGCCTTCATCGACCCTGCGGTGCGGGATACGTGGCACTCGTATCCGAACCTGGAATTCCGCTCGATCGGATTCCATCCCTTCGAGCTCCTCGGTCTCACGGTCCAGCCGTTGCGGTTGATGCACGGCCGGTTGCCCGTGCTCGGCTACCGGATCGGTGATGTCGCTTTCTGCACCGACGTGAGCCATATTCCTCCGGAATCGATGGCCCTCCTGGAGGGTCTGGATGTGCTGGTGCTGGACGCACTCTGGAAGGAGCCGCATCCAACGCACTTCAACGTCGCGCAGGCCCTGGACGTCATTCGGACACTCAAGCCGCGCGAGGCGTTCCTGACGCATGTCTCGCATCGGCTGGAGTACGACAAGACGAATCGTGAGCTGCCGGAGAACGTGAAGCTCGCGTACGACGGACTGCGAATCCCCATCCGTCAGTGA
- a CDS encoding DUF1559 domain-containing protein encodes MSAKAGSLRGFTLIELLVVISIIGILIALLLPAVQQAREAARRSECQNRLKQLALSLHNYHDIHRCLPSGSIVRGPSMTPLSGWGWGAMILPALEQGALYAKCDFSTNNSVGPNRDAIRLGLAVMRCASDTAPDTVDVELPGHPSAPAATGNYVGCEGFLSGLSSVRFGTATDGLSMTLLLGERNFSPSVNGTLPFTSSWCGIVTESDGYVFTSRPHIAVNGEKPINRSATSPVNFSSRHAGGAYFARGDGSVGFISDSIDAAVFTALGTPSGGEAVSH; translated from the coding sequence GTGTCGGCCAAAGCGGGCTCCCTTCGGGGCTTTACCCTCATCGAACTGCTCGTGGTGATTTCGATCATCGGGATCCTGATTGCGCTCCTGCTGCCCGCGGTACAACAGGCGCGGGAAGCGGCCCGCCGCTCGGAGTGTCAGAATCGCCTGAAACAGCTGGCACTCTCGCTTCACAACTACCACGACATCCATCGCTGCCTGCCTTCGGGGAGCATCGTTCGCGGTCCCTCGATGACACCGCTCTCGGGGTGGGGATGGGGGGCGATGATTCTTCCAGCGCTGGAGCAGGGCGCCCTCTACGCGAAATGCGACTTTTCGACGAACAACTCTGTCGGCCCGAATCGCGATGCGATCCGCCTGGGCCTTGCGGTGATGAGGTGTGCGTCCGATACGGCTCCCGATACGGTCGATGTCGAGCTTCCGGGCCATCCGTCCGCACCGGCCGCGACCGGAAACTACGTCGGCTGTGAAGGGTTTCTGTCGGGTCTCTCGAGCGTGAGATTCGGGACAGCGACCGATGGGCTTTCGATGACGCTTTTGCTGGGGGAGCGGAATTTCAGTCCTTCGGTGAACGGTACTCTCCCCTTCACCTCATCATGGTGCGGGATCGTGACGGAATCCGACGGATATGTTTTCACATCGAGGCCGCATATCGCTGTGAATGGCGAGAAACCGATCAACCGATCGGCGACGTCGCCGGTCAACTTCAGCAGCCGGCATGCCGGCGGCGCGTACTTCGCGCGGGGCGATGGCTCGGTGGGGTTCATTTCGGACAGCATCGATGCGGCCGTGTTCACTGCTCTGGGAACACCCAGCGGCGGTGAAGCCGTCTCTCACTGA
- a CDS encoding menaquinone biosynthetic enzyme MqnA/MqnD family protein, which translates to MRSSTDRRDQRVRVGAVSYLNSKPLIEGLAESVPEARLTLDFPSRLADGLARGTLDVALVPSIEALTDPDYEIISDACVAACGPVLSVKLYFRKAPGDVKSLALDEGSRTSAALARVMLAERFGVEPRIEKFTLESRIEDTSADAVLMIGDRAMLPPEIPFVEEWDLGEEWLRWTGLPFVFALWVGRQGSDLGKVDMALAAARDLGVASIPRIAERESALMGLPLAVVDTYLRRHLHFTMGSAERQGLKLYHSLASKLGLAPANRTVRFCERSVERRASRRPATVNA; encoded by the coding sequence ATGCGGAGTTCGACAGATCGCCGGGACCAACGTGTCCGTGTTGGCGCAGTCAGCTATCTGAACTCCAAGCCGTTGATTGAAGGGCTTGCGGAGTCAGTCCCCGAGGCGCGACTCACGCTCGATTTCCCCAGCCGGCTGGCGGACGGGCTCGCGCGCGGAACGCTCGACGTCGCACTCGTTCCGTCCATCGAAGCGCTGACCGATCCCGACTACGAGATCATTTCCGATGCCTGTGTCGCGGCTTGCGGCCCGGTCTTGAGCGTGAAGCTCTATTTCCGGAAGGCCCCCGGCGATGTGAAATCCCTCGCCCTCGATGAAGGCTCCCGCACCAGCGCCGCACTGGCCCGCGTCATGCTGGCCGAGCGATTCGGCGTCGAACCGCGCATCGAAAAATTCACGCTCGAATCCCGCATCGAAGACACCTCCGCAGACGCCGTCCTGATGATCGGCGACCGCGCCATGCTGCCGCCGGAAATCCCGTTCGTCGAGGAATGGGATCTGGGCGAAGAGTGGCTCCGCTGGACCGGACTTCCGTTCGTTTTTGCCCTGTGGGTCGGCCGCCAGGGGAGCGACCTCGGAAAGGTCGACATGGCGCTCGCAGCCGCTCGAGACCTCGGTGTCGCGTCCATCCCCCGGATTGCCGAGCGGGAATCGGCTCTGATGGGGCTTCCGCTGGCCGTTGTCGACACCTACCTGCGACGCCACCTGCATTTCACAATGGGATCCGCCGAACGCCAGGGATTGAAGCTCTATCACTCACTCGCTTCGAAACTTGGCCTGGCGCCGGCCAATCGAACCGTCCGCTTCTGCGAACGCTCCGTCGAGCGCCGCGCGAGTCGACGTCCGGCCACCGTGAATGCCTGA